In the Arthrobacter zhaoxinii genome, one interval contains:
- a CDS encoding energy-coupling factor transporter transmembrane component T family protein yields MSAAVAGAPARPAGTFLARANPLSKLASAILLTLAVLITVDWVSAAVVLTAELALLPLLHIRVSTLVRRIWPLLAAALIGAWGTALLAEKTGTVLLDAGPLMFTSGSVGAGIAIGLRGLAIALPGIYLLTTTDPTDLADALAQKLRLPHRFVLGALAAMRLVGLLVEEWRTIGLARHARGAGPDAGGAARLRGFAGQSLALLVQAIRRATRLATAMEARGFGAAERTWARTSTFSSIDGIVLAAGVVVSAAAVAAAAAAGTFNFILT; encoded by the coding sequence GTGAGCGCCGCGGTGGCCGGGGCGCCTGCCCGTCCCGCAGGGACTTTCCTCGCCCGTGCCAACCCGCTGTCCAAGCTCGCCTCGGCGATACTCCTGACACTGGCGGTGCTGATCACGGTGGACTGGGTGAGCGCCGCCGTCGTCCTCACCGCCGAACTGGCCCTGCTGCCGCTGCTGCACATCCGGGTGTCTACGCTGGTGCGGCGGATCTGGCCGCTGCTGGCCGCGGCACTGATTGGCGCGTGGGGCACTGCGCTGCTGGCGGAAAAGACCGGAACGGTGCTGTTGGACGCAGGCCCGCTGATGTTCACCTCCGGGTCAGTGGGCGCGGGCATCGCCATCGGGCTGCGCGGCCTGGCGATTGCCCTGCCGGGAATCTACCTGCTGACCACCACCGACCCCACCGACCTGGCCGATGCCCTGGCACAGAAGCTGCGCCTGCCGCACCGCTTTGTGCTCGGGGCGTTGGCCGCCATGCGCCTGGTGGGACTGCTCGTGGAGGAATGGCGCACCATCGGCCTGGCCCGTCACGCCCGCGGCGCCGGACCCGACGCCGGGGGAGCGGCCCGTCTCCGGGGTTTCGCCGGGCAGTCCCTGGCGCTGCTGGTCCAGGCGATCCGCCGGGCCACCCGGCTCGCGACGGCGATGGAAGCGCGCGGCTTCGGAGCAGCGGAGCGCACCTGGGCACGGACCTCGACCTTCAGCAGCATCGACGGCATCGTTTTGGCGGCGGGGGTGGTTGTCTCGGCCGCGGCTGTGGCAGCCGCGGCGGCGGCCGGGACGTTCAACTTCATCCTGACCTGA
- a CDS encoding aminodeoxychorismate lyase, producing MTVLVFLDSAFPDGRPADAGVPQLMINDLGVTRGDGIFESLLAVDSVPRKPDAHLDRLASSAQLLELDIPPREAWERAIATALALHAEAEADDAGHAGRAAVKLVVTRGVEGAAAPTAWVQVTVAPDAAAQREAGIKVLLLDRGYDSLSAARAPWLLLGAKTLSYAVNMAALRYARQHGADDAIFTSSDGKVLEGPTSTVVLARERNGVRTLLTPERRSGILAGTTQDALFKAAEAAGWELGYGPLVPEDLFAADGVWLVSSIRLLVPVRSIDGRELPFSAALNSELARLADAAL from the coding sequence ATGACTGTTCTGGTTTTCCTGGATTCCGCCTTCCCCGACGGGCGTCCGGCCGATGCCGGCGTGCCCCAGCTGATGATCAATGACCTGGGGGTGACGCGCGGAGACGGCATCTTCGAATCCCTGCTGGCCGTGGACTCGGTGCCCCGCAAGCCGGATGCCCACCTGGACCGGCTGGCATCCTCCGCACAGCTGCTGGAACTGGACATTCCCCCGCGGGAGGCCTGGGAACGTGCCATCGCCACTGCGCTGGCACTGCATGCAGAAGCTGAGGCCGACGACGCCGGCCACGCCGGCCGCGCAGCGGTGAAACTTGTGGTGACCCGCGGCGTTGAGGGTGCCGCCGCACCCACCGCGTGGGTGCAGGTGACCGTTGCCCCCGATGCCGCGGCGCAGCGCGAGGCGGGCATCAAGGTCCTGCTCCTGGACCGCGGTTACGACAGCCTGTCCGCCGCCCGCGCGCCGTGGCTGCTGCTCGGCGCCAAGACGTTGTCCTACGCCGTGAACATGGCGGCCCTCCGCTACGCACGGCAGCACGGTGCCGACGACGCCATCTTCACCTCCTCCGACGGCAAGGTGCTCGAGGGACCCACGTCCACGGTGGTGCTCGCCCGCGAACGGAACGGCGTCCGCACCCTGCTGACCCCCGAACGCAGGAGCGGCATCCTGGCCGGAACCACGCAGGATGCCCTGTTCAAGGCCGCCGAGGCAGCCGGCTGGGAACTGGGGTACGGGCCGCTGGTGCCCGAGGACCTGTTCGCCGCCGACGGCGTCTGGCTGGTCTCCAGCATCCGGCTGCTGGTGCCGGTGCGCTCCATCGACGGCCGCGAGCTGCCGTTCTCCGCGGCACTGAACAGCGAACTGGCCCGGCTGGCGGACGCGGCCCTCTAA